CCAGTCCAGTGACCGGGTCGGGCTGCGCATCGTCGTAGAGCTCAAACGCGATGCGGTGGCCAAGGTGGTGCTCAACAATCTCTACAAGCACACCCAGCTGCAGACCAGCTTCGGGGCGAACATGCTGAGCATCGTCGACGGGGTGCCGCGCACGCTGCGACTGGACCAGATGATCCGCTACTACGTCGAGCACCAACTCGACGTGATTATCCGGCGCACCACCTACCGCTTGCGAAAAGCCAACGAGCGGGCCCACATTCTGCGCGGTCTCGTCAAAGCGCTCGACGCGCTCGACGAGGTGATCGCGTTGATCCGTGCGTCGCAGACGGTCGACATCGCCCGCCAGGGCCTGATCGAGTTGCTCGACATCGACGAGATCCAGGCGCAAGCCATTCTGGACATGCAACTGCGGCGCCTGGCGGCCCTGGAGCGGCAGCGGATCGTGGACGATCTGGCCAAGATCGAAGCCGAAATCGCCGATTTGGAAGACATTCTCGCCAAGCCGGAACGGCAGCGCGGCATCGTGCGCGATGAACTCGGCGAGATCGTCGAAAAGCACGGTGACGACCGTCGCACCCGGATCATTGCCGCCGACGGTGAAGTCAGCGACGAGGATCTCATCGCCCGCGAAGATGTCGTCGTCACCATCACCGAGACCGGCTATGCCAAGCGGACCAAGACCGACCTGTACCGCAGCCAAAAGCGCGGCGGCAAGGGCGTTCAGGGTGCCGGGCTCAAGCAGGACGACATCGTGCGGCACTTCTTCGTCTGCTCGACTCACGACTGGATCTTGTTCTTCACCACGCAGGGCCGGGTGTACCGGGCCAAGGCCTACGAACTGCCGGAGGCCTCCCGCACTGCACGCGGTCAGCACGTGGCGAACCTGCTGGCGTTCCAGCCCGAGGAGCGCATTGCGCAGGTGATCCAGATCAAGAGTTACGAGGACGCGCCGTATCTGGTGCTGGCCACCAAGAACGGGTTGGTGAAGAAGTCGAAGCTGACCGACTTCGACTCGAACCGCTCCGGCGGGATTGTCGCCATCAACTTGCGTGGCGAGGACGAATTGGTGGGCGCGGTGCTGTGCTCCGCGGAGGAGGACCTGCTGCTGGTGTCCGCCAACGGCCAGTCCATCAGGTTCTCGGCCACCGACGAGGCGCTGCGGCCGATGGGCCGCGCCACCTCCGGGGTGCAGGGCATGCGCTTCAACGCCGACGACCGGCTGCTGTCGCTCAACGTCGTGCGGGAAGGAACCTACCTGCTGGTGGCCACCTCGGGTGGATACGCCAAGCGGACCGGGATCGAGGAGTATCCGGTGCAGGGCCGAGGCGGTAAGGGAGTGCTCACCGTCATGTACGACCGCCGGCGCGGCCGGCTGGTCGGGGCGTTGATCGTCGACGACGACAGCGAGCTCTACGCCATCACCTCCGTCGGCGGCGTGATCCGCACGGCGGCACGGCAGGTCCGCAAGGCGGGTCGGCAGACCAAGGGCGTTCGACTGATGAACCTCGGTGAGGGCGACACCTTGTTGGCGATCGCCCGTAACGCCGAAGAAAGCGCGGTCGAGGACAGCGAGCTGACCGGCGAGGACGGCGCGGAGTCGGGTAGCTAGCGGGCGGGGGCCGGCTCGCGGCGAACCCGGCATAGACTCAGCTACTTGAGCAGAACATGTGAGGAGTCGGGGTGAGTTCACCGAACGAGCCGGGCGCGCCCAGTCCGGGTGACAACCCGAATGGCGACGGGGCAGCAGAACGCGCCGGTGCACACCGGGCGGCGACCGGCCCCGGACGTGTCCCGGATACCGCGGACTCGCCGCCGTGGCAGCGCGGCGCTGCCAGGGCCACTGCGCCGTCCGGGCCGCGGCCTGCGGCCGATCCGCCTACCGACGTCCGCGCCCCGACGAGTTCGGAGGCCAGGCTGAACCGCTTTATCTCGGGCGGTTCGTCATCCACTCCCGGCCCGGCAAACTCGCCACCGGAGCCGGCTGCCCCGCGCGGCGACAATACTCCCGCGGAGGCGTACGCCAGCGAGCTGCCCGATCTGTCCGGCCCGATTCCGCGGCCGACGCAGCGCAAGTCCGTGCCCGAACGCAGTTCGGATGCCCCGAGTTCGTCGGTCCGCGGGTCCGGGGACGCCCGGGAATCGCGCAGCGTGGCGGTGGGGACCCGGCGCGGCCGCGGGCCGGTTCGGGCCAGCATGCAGATCCGGCGCATTGATCCGTGGAGCACCTTGAAGGTGTCGCTGCTGCTGTCGGTGGCGCTGTTCTTCGTCTGGATGATCGCGGTCGCGTTCCTCTATCTCGTGCTCGGCGGCATGGGTGTGTGGTCGAAGCTGAACAGCAACGTCGGGGATCTGCTGAACAACACCAGCGGTAGCAGCGGCGAACTGGTGTCTAGCGGCACCATCTTCGGCGGGGCCATTCTTATCGGCTTGGTCAACATCGTCTTGATGACGGCGATGGCCACCATCGCCGCGTTCGTCTACAACCTCACGACAGATTTGATCGGTGGTATCGAAGTGACGCTGGCAGATCGGGACTGAGGGCGGACCGGGGACGTTTTGGGAGTCGGGCGGCCGGTGCGGTAATCTCGTCGCTCGTCCGTATGCACAGTACGGGCCTATAGCTCAGGCGGTTAGAGCGCTTCGCTGATAACGAAGAGGTCGGAGGTTCGAGTCCTCCTAGGCCCACGATCATGTTCCCGTCACGACGTCATCTGAAGGTGGTGCTGCCGCTGGCAGCGGCGGCCTTGGGCGCGGCGGCCGTAGTCCGGTCGCGGCGCGATGTCGAGGTCTGGCACGTGGCGCCCGATCCATCCTCTGGTCAGCCACCTGGCCCCCAGGGGCCTTAGCTCAGTTGGTAGAGCACCGCCTTTGCAAGGCGGGTGTCAGGGGTTCGATTCCCCTAGGCTCCACTTTTGAAAAGCTTCATTTCGACACCCCGGTGTCCATGAGGCGACCAGGCGCACAGTCGCCTATCTGAACGCATTGTGGCAAGTGCCCCCGGTGAGGCTAATCCTCGACGGTGACCCGAAGACGGGGTTTCCTTTGGTCCCCCTTCGCGGCGATGCGATCCCATACCGCGTCGACGAGTGGTTCCAGTAAGAGTTCACCCATCTGCTGGGCCAACACGGTGAGGATCTGTGTGGATTCACGCTTTTGGGTCGACGCCCGTCCGGATTGACGCAACGCCGCGACCTCACGTTGCGTCAGGTCGATCAGAACGTCCAGCAGATGTAGATGGTCATCGGACTGCTCAAGCAGAGCGCGGCGGACGTAATTGACAACCGGCGGGTTCTGTTCCAGCATCCGGCGCACGGATTTGTCTCGCGCAGCGGTAATTTGCCCGATCGAGCCTGCGACCGGAACTTCGGCGATCGCCCCGGCGAAGTAGTCCACGACAAGTTGGTCGACCGCTTCGCGCAGACCGGCCTTGGTTTTGAAGTGGTGTTGGACGAGGCTCGATGTCACCCCCGCTTCGGCTGCGACGTCGCGCAGCGATACGCGGTCGTATCCGTGCTGTGCGTAGAGGTCGAGTGCGGCGTTGCGAATTCGCGCCTTGGCGGTGAGATCGGTGTTCGTCGCCCGCGGGTTGCCCATGCCGCCTCCTCCGGCTTGACATGCTAGCCGACCAGCACACTTTACAAGTGAACTAATTACTATACGCTTACATAGTGTTCGCCAAAGAGAAGTGAATGCGCCGACGACTGCCATCCATATCGGGCCGCACATCCCCGGGTTTACGGAATACACGTGCGCGCAAGAGCTTGCCAATAAGGCGGATAGCCGCCTGAACGGAGTGAGTGAAGTCATGTCCGAGCTGTTCCCCCATTACCGTGCGACGTGGGAGACCGACCAGCACCGCGAATTGCGGCGTCACGCAGCCGAGTTCTTCCGCAAGGAAGCCACTCCGAACCAGGAGCGGTGGGCAGCCAATCATCAGGTCGATCGCGACTTCTGGAACAAGATGGGCAATGCCGGATTGCTGGGCTTGGACCTCCCTGAAGAGTTCGGTGGGACGGGAGGCGACTTTGGCTACTCGGCGATCGTCGGCGAAGAACTTGCCCTGGCTCACGACGCGGCATCGGGCTGGGCGGTCCACTCACCGATCGTTGCGCACTACATCAACACCTACGGAAACGCCGAGCAGAAGCAGCGCTGGATGCCCAAGATCATAAGCGGCGAGGCCGTGCTCGCGATCGCGATGACCGAGCCGGGCACCGGTTCGGACCTGCAGGCGGTGCGCACCACCGCGACCCGCGACGGCGACGAGTACGTGATCAACGGGTCGAAGACGTTCATCTCCAACGGAACTCATTGCGATTTGCTGGTGATCGTCGCCAAAACGGATCCCTCTGCGGGCGCGGCCGGGGTGTCGTTAATCGTTGCCGAAACCGGCGACGACCCGGCGGGCTTCGAGCGCGGCCGGGTGCTCGAAAAGGTGGGCCAACATGGGCAAGACACCCGTGAGCTGTTCTTCTCCGACATGCGTGTGCCGGCGGCAAACCTTCTTGGCGAGAGGGAGGGCCAGGGCTTTTATCAGCTGATGGAACAGCTCGCCCGCGAGCGCCTGATTATCGCCTCGGTGTGTTCGGGCATGGCTGAAGCGGCGCTGCTCGAGGCGATCAAGTACACCAAAGAGCGTGAAGCGTTCGGAAGACCGTTGATCAAGTTCCAGCACAACAGGTTTCAGCTCGCAGAGCTCAAGGCCGAGGTGCTGTCGATCAAGACTACCGTCGACTACTGCGTTCAGCAGTACATCGATGGGAGCATCGACCCAGCTACCGCGTCGATGGCCAAGCTGATCGCTGCCGACAAGGGCGTCGCCGTCGTCGACCGGTGTGTGCAGTTCTTTGGCGGCTATGGCTACATGATGGAGTACCCCATCGCCCGTGCCTATGCGGCTGCCCGCGTCAACAAGATCTATGGCGGCACAAGCGAAATCATGAAGGAAATTATCAGCCGCTCACTGTAGCGGCATAGACGGTCGACAACGCCGGCAGCATCCCGATCGGCGATCCGTGGACGATCCGCAACCAGCCCGTCCAAAGGCTGCCCGACTCGGCCCCGTGTCTTGGATTCCCGAACGTGCTGACGGGAGCCGCGTGCCACCCGGCTCATTACCCGGCCGTGTGCATTGCCGCAGGGCGGCTGCTAGCCGCGGACGCCCTGATCGAGGCCCTCGCAGCACAAGCCTGACGGTCAGCGCGCCAGCGGTCGGTAGAACACGAGGCCGTTGCCCTTGTTGTCGTACACCACGGCGCGACGCTCGTGCGCGTCGTCGTAAGGCCCCTTCACGATGCCGCCGCCGCTCTGTTCGACGGCTTTGGCGGCGCCATCGACGTCTGCGGTTTTGATCCCCACGACGACCTGACCCGGGATCGGGTGGTCCACCTCCGTGGCTAGCGCCAACGTCACCGACCCCCCGTCCAGCGCCGCGAAGTGTGCTCCGTCCCGGAATTTGACTGCCATGCCCAGGGTCTCGCTGTAGAACCGGATCGACTCCTCCAGGTCGTCGGTCGACAGGATGATCATTCGTACGTCGTGATCGCTCATTGCTGCCTCCTCGTTGGCCCAGCCTGTCCGGGCTGAACGCGACAAGCTAGGGCCGAGAGTCACTTCCGTCGACGCATGGGCCGGGGCGTTGTCTGGATGTGATCGGGAAATCACACTTTGCTGGAAGCGACGGCCTCACGGCCGCGGTTGTACATCCACGCTGGGCGGGCGCGGTGAGGGCTCCGGGCGTGACGAACGGCGCACGATGCTGAAGGCGACGGCACCGCCGGCGAGCACGGCGACGGTCGCCGCACCAGCGATCAGCCACGGCTTCTTGCTGCGACGCTGGTTGCGGCGGGCGTCCTGCAGCAACTGCGGCAAGCTGGCGACGACTTCCTGCGCGGCGGCCAGTTCCTGGCCGATGGTGTCCTGAGCCGCCGCGATCTCCTTGGCTAACTGGCCTTCCCGGTAGCGGCGGCGCACTTCGGACGCGGCAGAGTGCGCGGATTGGACGCCGAGCCCGACAACGCCGCGGGTGACGTCCACCGGGCCTACTGCGGAATAGGTCAGACCCCGGGTCAGTCGCTCCCGTGGGGTCAATCGGTCTGGGGCCCGTTCGCCAGCCCTTCGGCTCATTTGCTGCCGCCCTTTCCGTGCACTGCTCACAGTCCTACGCAGTCCTATCAGTTGGCGAGCATTCGAGCTAGTGCCTGTACAGACTGACACCAAAAGG
The nucleotide sequence above comes from Mycobacterium vicinigordonae. Encoded proteins:
- the gyrA gene encoding intein-containing DNA gyrase subunit A; the protein is MTDTTLPPGGEAGDRIEPVDIQQEMQRSYIDYAMSVIVGRALPEVRDGLKPVHRRVLYAMYDSGFRPDRSHAKSARSVAETMGNYHPHGDASIYDTLVRMAQPWSLRYPLVDGQGNFGSPGNDPPAAMRYCVTGDALVALPENRAVRIADVVPAAKPNSDNVIDLKVLGRHGVPVRADRLFHSGDHPAFRVATVDGHEVTGTANHPLLCLVNLAGVPTLLWKLIDEIEPGDCAVISATGVDDVRNTPTSARRTPTIDEVPGLTEFLRVHRNDPDAAAIATDLTDGRFYYAKVASVTAAGVQPVYSLRVDTEDHAFITNGFVSHNTEARLTPLAMEMLREIDEETVDFIPNYDGRVQEPTVLPSRFPNLLANGSGGIAVGMATNIPPHNLRELAEAVFWCLENHDADEEATLEAVMERVKGPDFPTSGLIVGSQGISDAYKTGRGSIRMRGVVEVEEDSRGRTSLVITELPYQVNHDNFITSIAEQVRDGRLAGISNIEDQSSDRVGLRIVVELKRDAVAKVVLNNLYKHTQLQTSFGANMLSIVDGVPRTLRLDQMIRYYVEHQLDVIIRRTTYRLRKANERAHILRGLVKALDALDEVIALIRASQTVDIARQGLIELLDIDEIQAQAILDMQLRRLAALERQRIVDDLAKIEAEIADLEDILAKPERQRGIVRDELGEIVEKHGDDRRTRIIAADGEVSDEDLIAREDVVVTITETGYAKRTKTDLYRSQKRGGKGVQGAGLKQDDIVRHFFVCSTHDWILFFTTQGRVYRAKAYELPEASRTARGQHVANLLAFQPEERIAQVIQIKSYEDAPYLVLATKNGLVKKSKLTDFDSNRSGGIVAINLRGEDELVGAVLCSAEEDLLLVSANGQSIRFSATDEALRPMGRATSGVQGMRFNADDRLLSLNVVREGTYLLVATSGGYAKRTGIEEYPVQGRGGKGVLTVMYDRRRGRLVGALIVDDDSELYAITSVGGVIRTAARQVRKAGRQTKGVRLMNLGEGDTLLAIARNAEESAVEDSELTGEDGAESGS
- a CDS encoding DUF3566 domain-containing protein codes for the protein MSSPNEPGAPSPGDNPNGDGAAERAGAHRAATGPGRVPDTADSPPWQRGAARATAPSGPRPAADPPTDVRAPTSSEARLNRFISGGSSSTPGPANSPPEPAAPRGDNTPAEAYASELPDLSGPIPRPTQRKSVPERSSDAPSSSVRGSGDARESRSVAVGTRRGRGPVRASMQIRRIDPWSTLKVSLLLSVALFFVWMIAVAFLYLVLGGMGVWSKLNSNVGDLLNNTSGSSGELVSSGTIFGGAILIGLVNIVLMTAMATIAAFVYNLTTDLIGGIEVTLADRD
- a CDS encoding TetR/AcrR family transcriptional regulator — translated: MGNPRATNTDLTAKARIRNAALDLYAQHGYDRVSLRDVAAEAGVTSSLVQHHFKTKAGLREAVDQLVVDYFAGAIAEVPVAGSIGQITAARDKSVRRMLEQNPPVVNYVRRALLEQSDDHLHLLDVLIDLTQREVAALRQSGRASTQKRESTQILTVLAQQMGELLLEPLVDAVWDRIAAKGDQRKPRLRVTVED
- a CDS encoding acyl-CoA dehydrogenase family protein; translation: MSELFPHYRATWETDQHRELRRHAAEFFRKEATPNQERWAANHQVDRDFWNKMGNAGLLGLDLPEEFGGTGGDFGYSAIVGEELALAHDAASGWAVHSPIVAHYINTYGNAEQKQRWMPKIISGEAVLAIAMTEPGTGSDLQAVRTTATRDGDEYVINGSKTFISNGTHCDLLVIVAKTDPSAGAAGVSLIVAETGDDPAGFERGRVLEKVGQHGQDTRELFFSDMRVPAANLLGEREGQGFYQLMEQLARERLIIASVCSGMAEAALLEAIKYTKEREAFGRPLIKFQHNRFQLAELKAEVLSIKTTVDYCVQQYIDGSIDPATASMAKLIAADKGVAVVDRCVQFFGGYGYMMEYPIARAYAAARVNKIYGGTSEIMKEIISRSL
- a CDS encoding VOC family protein; this translates as MSDHDVRMIILSTDDLEESIRFYSETLGMAVKFRDGAHFAALDGGSVTLALATEVDHPIPGQVVVGIKTADVDGAAKAVEQSGGGIVKGPYDDAHERRAVVYDNKGNGLVFYRPLAR
- the cwsA gene encoding cell wall synthesis protein CwsA, with the translated sequence MSRRAGERAPDRLTPRERLTRGLTYSAVGPVDVTRGVVGLGVQSAHSAASEVRRRYREGQLAKEIAAAQDTIGQELAAAQEVVASLPQLLQDARRNQRRSKKPWLIAGAATVAVLAGGAVAFSIVRRSSRPEPSPRPPSVDVQPRP